Genomic DNA from Selenomonas sp. oral taxon 126:
GAATCTCATCGTCCACATCTATCATGACCATCTGATTGAACGGCGTCGTGAGGTCTTCGGGAACGGACGGCTTGTCCCGTCCGTCTTTACGCGGCGTCAGGAACTCAATCACATTGGCAACGATTTTCGCACGGTACTGTTTCTTGCCCTGATCGTCGGGATAGATGTCCATATCAAGACGCCCATGTACGTTGATGAGATCGCCGACGGCGAGCCGATCTTTGCAGGTATTCGCGACTGCGCTCCATGCCTCCACGCGAAAATAGTTGACGGGAAAGTTCCCTTTCTCGTCTTTAAGGTTTTCACGAGTCCGCCCTTGTCGCTGTCCGCGATCTGCATCTCGATCTGCATTTCACAGACG
This window encodes:
- a CDS encoding single-stranded DNA-binding protein; this encodes MEAWSAVANTCKDRLAVGDLINVHGRLDMDIYPDDQGKKQYRAKIVANVIEFLTPRKDGRDKPSVPEDLTTPFNQMVMIDVDDEIPF